One region of Halodesulfovibrio sp. genomic DNA includes:
- a CDS encoding energy-coupling factor transporter transmembrane component T: MAELATEVDGNKRVALSGSGVEGFVARLDPRTVLCVFPLALTCAFLFLSDPLQDYAFIAYLFFGLMVLRREGFVAKWILVLAVVHTPLFFISEPSFQYSFLALSARKACMIFSTGLILFTSVSVGDLVAVMKKMKLHKNIIIPVAICFRFVPTLVHETQMIRASLKIRRLYSATAVLRHPLQIFELFLATLLFRMFALGEELNFSLSTRGINFTGNAFYQAKAFSYRDVLFIAATCVYLTAILYLPSLEFFQQ, encoded by the coding sequence ATGGCTGAGCTAGCAACCGAAGTAGATGGGAATAAACGCGTGGCACTATCTGGAAGCGGAGTGGAAGGTTTTGTAGCTCGGCTTGATCCCAGAACAGTGCTTTGCGTTTTTCCACTTGCTTTAACATGTGCGTTTCTTTTTTTGAGCGATCCTTTACAGGACTATGCATTTATAGCGTATTTGTTTTTTGGACTTATGGTATTGCGACGTGAAGGCTTTGTCGCAAAATGGATTCTTGTTTTAGCTGTGGTACATACACCACTTTTTTTTATTTCAGAGCCGTCCTTCCAGTATAGCTTTCTTGCCTTGTCTGCTAGAAAAGCATGCATGATTTTCAGCACGGGGCTTATTCTTTTTACAAGCGTCTCAGTTGGTGATTTGGTTGCTGTAATGAAAAAGATGAAGCTGCATAAAAATATTATTATACCTGTTGCTATCTGCTTTCGATTTGTCCCGACACTCGTTCATGAAACCCAAATGATACGTGCTTCTTTGAAAATTCGAAGATTGTACTCGGCTACCGCAGTGCTGCGTCACCCCTTGCAAATATTTGAGTTATTTTTGGCAACGCTTCTTTTCAGAATGTTTGCGTTAGGGGAAGAGCTTAACTTTTCTCTTTCGACTCGCGGAATAAATTTTACTGGTAATGCTTTTTATCAAGCTAAGGCATTTAGCTATCGTGATGTACTGTTTATTGCTGCTACATGTGTGTATCTTACTGCTATCTTGTATTTACCTTCACTGGAGTTTTTTCAACAATGA